TTTTTTTTTTGATGTTTTCTGAAACTATGTACTCTCTGACCCATTGTGGTCTATTTCAAATGAAACTCAGCATTGAAAAAAAGAAGGACTAGTGGCTTTTTGGAACATTTTATCGATTAATCAATCGATAATAACATTTTTTCTCTTTAAAAATAGAGTGAACTGGTTTAAACCAAAAAAAGAATGATGAAATTAGCAAACTACCTATGATGGAACAAGTTTTGTGTCTATCAACGAAGACACCATGTCTATCAACGAAGACACCATGGTGTAGGATTTAGTGTATTGATTTAATTAGGAAAAAAATTGTGTATACAAGATACAATTTCACATAAAAATAAGTAACTATCAGTTTGTAAAGAACTAAAGACAATTTTTTTTGATGAAACTGTATATAGTTACTAGTTCTAAGTTTTAACGATAATCTTATCTTTATTTTGATTTTAAAAACCGTTCTGACAACTCTTTGGTGATATAAAAAAAAAACTCTTTGATGATATTAGCAATACCATGTAATTATTTTTTAACTGAAATATATGCATATGTATCAACTATTCTAAACCTTCTATTTTCCAAGCTGGTGTTGTATTCATACTCGAAAAATCTACATTTATTTCGAGTTTCTATTATCAGCTAATGTTGATTATTACGGTGGATTTGCTAAATAAATACATACCTAAAAATGGTGTAAAAAGATTAATTATCCCGAAACAACAAAGGAAAATCCACTAATGACGCAAAAATCGAATCTTTCGGTCTTCGATTTCAACATCCGAGGAAAAAGGATTTAATCACAAATAACTAGAAAAAACTGTCTTACCTTTTATATCCCTTTCATGAGTCCTTTTAGTTTTATGTTAATAACAAAATATCCATGGAAGGCCATTTGTTTGTTTGATCCGCTGTCATACAGCAGAAAAAGTAACCAAATCTAAAATATCAGGGTTTTATTAAGAAAACAAAAAACGTAAAGGACCGTATTTGAAATTTACTGGAGAAACCCAAAACAAAAAAAAAAGAACGTAAACTATAAATAGCCGATAACTACCTATTTTTGTTTTTATATCCCTCAATCAAACAAACACCTAATCAAGAGAAGGGAGTCGGCGATCCCTATCTCGAGCTGGAAAATGAGAGAGATCCTTCATATCCAAGGAGGCCAATGCGGAAACCAGATCGGTGCCAAGTTCTGGGAAGTCATCTGCGGCGAGCACGCCATCGACCCCACCGGTCAGTACTGCGGCGACTCAGATCTACAGCTGGAGAGGATCAATGTCTATTACAACGAAGCTAGCGGAGGAAAGTACGTGCCACGCGCCGTGCTCATGGATCTTGAGCCTGGGACGATGGACTCTCTCAGATCCGGGCCGTTCGGGCAGATTTTCAGGCCCGATAACTTCGTGTTCGGGCAGTCTGGTGCGGGGAACAACTGGGCGAAAGGTCATTATACGGAGGGAGCTGAGTTGATTGACTCGGTGCTTGATGTTGTCAGGAAGGAGGCTGAGAACTGTGATTGTCTTCAAGGTTTGAATACGTCGTCGTTTTCCTAGGTTTTAGGTTTGCCTTCTCTCGTATTCACTTGAATCTTGATCTGCTGTTAGATACGACGTCGTTTTCCCTCTAGTTTCATTTTTCTCTGTGACTTTCGTCAATGCGTAGAGGTTCGGTGAAGTTATTTTGGTTTCCCGGTTTGGTTTAGGTTGGTTCGTGGTTCTGCGAATATTGGCTCCAATTTGGGTTTGGTTCAGATTAAATATCAGGTAACTTGGATAAAATTATCTGATAATCCTATTCAATTCAGATAAAAAATAATAATTTGGTTTTCCCGATAATTTAGTTTACAAATAGTATTTCAGGTATATATATATATATATATATATATGGCTATTTCAAACTAAACATATAGTTAATATTTTGTAGATATTTAGGTATCCATTCATTTTTCGGATTAGGTATAGTTTCGGTTTTTTAATTAAAAATAGGAACATTCAGTTTTCGGTTTAGTTTTTCGATTAAAATGTCCATGCCCTGAATCTGACATTTGTTACCACACGTAAAGCCTGGATTCATCACCCCACCTTATGATGCTTTGTTCTTGATTTAGATTCATGACTACGCCATTCGCTGATGATGCATGATGTATTCTCTTGGAACAGGTTTTCAAGTATGTCATTCATTGGGAGGAGGAACCGGCTCCGGCATGGGAACTCTTCTTATCTCCAAGATAAGAGAGGAGTATCCTGACCGTATGATGATGACCTTCTCGGTCTTCCCTTCTCCTAAGGTCTCAGACACAGTCGTTGAGCCATACAACGCTACACTCTCCGTTCACCAGCTTGTCGAGAATGCTGACGAGTGTATGGTTTTGGATAACGAAGCTCTCTACGATATCTGTTTCCGTACCTTGAAGCTCTCTAATCCTACATGTAAGCCCATTTCATTAATTCTCATTTGTTGATTACTTTGAAAGCACTACTGACATTGTTCTTGCTTGTAGTTGGTGACCTTAACCATCTCATCTCTGCTACCATGAGCGGTGTCACGTGCTGTCTCCGTTTCCCTGGTCAACTAAACTCCGACCTTAGAAAACTCGCTGTCAACCTCATCCCTTTCCCAAGGCTCCACTTCTTCATGGTTGGTT
The DNA window shown above is from Brassica oleracea var. oleracea cultivar TO1000 chromosome C3, BOL, whole genome shotgun sequence and carries:
- the LOC106328101 gene encoding tubulin beta-9 chain-like, whose product is MREILHIQGGQCGNQIGAKFWEVICGEHAIDPTGQYCGDSDLQLERINVYYNEASGGKYVPRAVLMDLEPGTMDSLRSGPFGQIFRPDNFVFGQSGAGNNWAKGHYTEGAELIDSVLDVVRKEAENCDCLQGFQVCHSLGGGTGSGMGTLLISKIREEYPDRMMMTFSVFPSPKVSDTVVEPYNATLSVHQLVENADECMVLDNEALYDICFRTLKLSNPTFGDLNHLISATMSGVTCCLRFPGQLNSDLRKLAVNLIPFPRLHFFMVGFAPLTSRGSQQYSALTVPELTQQMWDAKNMMCAADPRHGRYLTASALFRGKMSTKEVDEQMMNVQNKNSSYFVEWIPNNVKSSVCDIAPTGLKMASTFIGNSTSIQEMFRRVSEQFTAMFRRKAFLHWYTGEGMDEMEFTEAESNMNDLVAEYQQYQDATVGEEEYEEDEEEYEEEA